From the genome of Novosphingobium sp. P6W:
GGCGCATAAGTGGCAGTGCCGCCGCCGGCCTTCACGGTCTGCTCGATGCCCTTCCAGATCGAGGTCGCATTGGGGAAGGCGGAGTTGGGCAGGTCCGCGCCCTGCCAGGTGATCGACCAGCCGCCCGCCTGCTGGCTGATGCTGTCCGCTGCGCTGCCGACGACCAGGATGTTGGCGGCGGCCTTCAGGGGCAGCACCCCGTCGTTCTTGAGCAGCACCATGGATTCGCGCACCGCCTCACGCGCGATCGCGCGGTGCTGCGGCGAGGCGATGACGTCGAATTTGGCCGCGAAGGCGCGCGACGATGGCCGTCCGCGATCGAAAGTTCCGGCGCGCAGCTTCACGCGCAGGATGCGCCGCACCGCATCGTCGAGCCGCGCGCCAGTTATGGTGCCGGCCTTCGCTTCGGCCAGCGTGTTGTCGTAAAGTTGCTTCCAGCCGGGGCCGGAATACATGAACATGTCCAGCCCGGCGTTGATCGCCTGCGGGCAATCCTCGTTGCTGCAGCCCTTGACCTGCCCGTGGCTGTTCCAGTCGCCGACAACGAAACCGTCGAAGCCCATGCGCTCCTTCAGGACGCCGGTGAGCAGGCTCTTGTTGCCGCTCATCTTCTCGCCGTTCCAGCTGGAGAAGCTGGCCATGACCGATTGGGTCCCCGCCTCGATCGCCGCCGGATAGCCGCCCAGATGAACGTCGCGCAGCACTGTTTCGGGCACCCGCGTATCGCCCTGGTCGCGCCCGCCGGTGCCGCCGTCGCCCAGGAAATGCTTGGTCGTGGCGATGAGGTGGTTCGGAGCGAGGAAGTCTTTCGTGCCAACCTTGCCCTGCACACCCTCGATCATGGCGCCGGCATAATCGGCTGCGATCTGCGGCTCCTCGGAATAGCTTTCGTAAGTACGGCCCCAACGGTCGTCCTGCACCACTGCGAGGGTGGGCGCGAAGGTCCAGTCGAGCCCGGCGGCGGCGGTTTCCAGCGCGGTCACTTCGCCGATCTGGCGGATCAGGTCGCGATTGCGCGCGGCGCCAAGACCGATGTTGTGGGGGAACAGGGTGGCGCCGACGATGTTGTTGTTGCCGTGGACCGAATCCGTACCCCAGATGATCGGGATCTTCGGGCGGCTGTCGCTGCGGGTCATCGAGGCGTCGTAGAATTCGTCCGCCAGTTGCAGCCACTTGGCCGGGGAGGCATATTCGTCGTCATAAGGTCCACTGTTGCCGCCGTTAAGGATCGAGCCCAGCTTGTAGGTCACGACGTCTGCAGGCTTGATCGAGCCGATATCGACCTGGATGATCTGCCCGACCTTGTCCTCGATCGACATCGCGGCAAGCAGCGCGTCGATCTTTTTCTCGACCTTCGGATCGCGGCTGGGGCGGGCGCGGACTTTTGGCCAGATGGCAGGGTTGGCGATGGAAGCCGCGGGCTGGTCTGCCGATGCGCCTTGCGCCAGTGCAGCGCCCGCCGCCCCCGTCAGCGTCAGGGTGAGGATCAGGAGGGAGGCGCTCGATCGGGTGGTTTTCATGGTCGCTCCTGTACCCCGCAAAGCTGCGGCGGCGCGTGTGGAATGTGAGGGGGATAGGCGCGCATGTTACGCAGCGCGCGCAGGATCGGGCCGGTCATGACCGTCGTGACGACCGCCATGACGACCAGTATCGTAAACATCGATCGGGGCAGGAAGCCCAGATCGTAGCCGACGTTGAGCACGATCAGCTCCATCAGTCCGCGCGTGTTCATCAGCGCGCCGAGGGTGAGGCTTTCATGATGGGTGAAGCCGTTGGCCCGCCCGGCGCAGTATACCGGGACGATCTTGGCCAGCACGGCGATCAGGCAGACGGCGGCCAGCCAGACCAGTTCCGGGCCGGAGGAAAGGCCCAGCAGATTGGTGCGAAGGCCCGTGAAGGTGAAGAAGATCGGCAGGAAAAAGACCAGCACGAACTGACCGACTTGCGCGTTCCAGGCCCCAACAAGCGGGCGATGGCGATGAAACAGCAGGCCGGCGGCGAAACCGCCGAAGATCGCGAAAATGCCCAGCGAAAACGTGCAGACCGCCAGCGCGAAGATCACGATCAGCAGGACCGCCAGGAGATGCGGAGGGATGGTGCCGTCTTTCAGGGGCAGGCGGGCGACCAGCCGGTCGCACAGCGGTGCCGCCACGAAACGCAGTGCGGCCAGAAACACCGCAAGGCCGCCCAGATGCACGGCCAGATAAGCAACGGAAAGCTGGGCTGCGGCGAACGCGGCAATCCCGGCGAGCAAAATCCAGCCGACCACATCGTTCACTGCGGCAGCGGAAATGGCGACGATGCCCACGTCGCTGCGCGTCAGCCCGTATTCGCCAAGGATACGGCCGAGGATCGGCACGGCGGTGATCGCTATGGCCACGCCGCAGAACAGGCTGTAGACAAGCGGGTCTACACCCGGCGCCAGGCTGGAGGCAGAAAGCTGGCCAATGCCGATCCCGGCAAGGAACGGCGCGAGGATCGAGGCGAGGGCCACGGAGATCGTCGTTCGTTGCAGACGAGGTATCTTCAGGCGGCCAAATTCGAACTCGCTGCCGATCTGGAACATCAGCAGGATCAGGCCGATCTGGCTCAACACCGTGACGGCAGGCTCCGGCTTCGCCCCGAACAGGGCGAGGGAGACGCCAGGAAAGAAATGCCCGAACAGCGACGGGCCAAGCAGCAGCCCGGCGACGATCTCACCCACCACGCCGGGCTGGCCCATGCGCCGGAACAGCCCGTGCATCACCCGCGCCGCGCCGATCATCACGATCAGTTGCAGCAGCACTGTAAACAGCAGCATCTCGGTCTGGTGGGTGGACCCGGTCATGGCGTGTCGGCGCGCGGGATCAGGGCCGCGCCGAGAAGGCGTCTAGCGTTGCCGTGCCCTTCAGCGCGGCATCACCGGCAAAGTGGCCCACCACCACGGGATAGGTCCCCGCATCGACTTTCCAGCCCGGCGCGGCTTCATCGAAGCGTGCGATCACGCGCGCATCGACGGTGACGGAGACACGGCGCGTCTTGCCCGGCGCGAGGCTGACTTTCTCGAAGCCGGCAAGGCGGTAGGCGCGGGTTCCGGCTGCGCTTTTTGCCTCGACATAGACTTGCGGGACATCGGCGCCCGCGCGTTTGCCGGTATTGGTGACGTCGAAGCCGACGGTCAGCCCTGCGCCGCCTTCGATTTTCAGGTTTGCATAGCTGAAGCGGGAGTAGGTCAGCCCGTAGCCGAAGGGGAACAGCGGTTTGCGCTGCTTTGCGGCATACCAGCGATAGCCCACCTCGGCGCCTTCGGGGTAATCGACGGCGAAGGGCGCAACGCCGCCGCTCATGCCGTAGACGGTCTTGTCACCGGCGCTGCGGCGTGCGTCGGCGGCGTGCAGTTCGGCAAGGCCCGCCGGTTCGCTGCGAGGGGCCTGATCCACGCTTGCGGGAAAGGTGATCGGCAGGCGGCCGGACGGATTGACTTCGCCCAGCAGGATGCGGGCAATCGCCTCGCCGCCGCGCTGGCCGGGATACCAGGCCGACAGGATGGCGGGCACGCGGTCTACCCAGGGCATCAGCACCGGCCCGCCGCTTTCGAGCACGACCAGCGTTTTCGCATTGGCGGCGGCGACGGCATCGATCAGCGCGTCCTGATTGTCGGGCAGGGCCATGCTTTCGGGGTCCTGCGCCTCGGTCCGCCAGGCCCAGGCGAAGACGATTGCCATGTCGGCGCCGTGAACCGCCTTGGCTGCGGCCTTTGGATCGCTGCCGTCGAGGTAGGTCACGCTGGCCTGCGGTGCCAGCGCGCGGATCGCCTGAAGCGGCGAGGATGCGTGCCAGGTGATCCGCGCGAAAGAGGCGGCCGCGCCCTTGGTCAGGGGGATCTCCACCGGCGCGCCGCCCACCGAGCGGACCTGCGAGGAGCCGCCGCCCGACAGCACCCCGACATCGGCATGGGCGCCGATCAGAACGATCTTTTTCGCGGTTTTGGCCAGCGGCAACAGGTCGCCCTTGTTCTTGAGCAGGACGATGCCTTCCTCCGCCGCGCTCTGGGCGACCTTTGCATGAGCGGCATAGTCGATCGGTTGGGCACTTTCCGGCACCGGCTTGTCCATCAGGCCGCTGTCGATCACCCCAAACAGGATGCGCCGGACCATGTCGTCCAGCCGCGCCATTGGCACGCTGCCGTTCTTAACGGCGCCGGCGAGGGCCTTGTCGAAGTACATCGCATCGTCCAGTTCCTGACCGGAATCCTGGTCGAGGCCGTTCATCGCCGCTTTCTGTGTCGAATGGACCGCGCCCCAGTCGGACATGACCCAGCCCTTGTAACCCCAGTCCTGCTTGAGCACGGTGTTCAGCAACCAGTCGTTCTCGCACGCGTAGTCGCCGTTGACCTTGTTGTAGGCGCACATGACCGAGGCGGGTTTGCCGATTTCGATGGCGATCTGGAATGCCAGCAGGTCGCTTTCGCGAAGCGCGGCCCTGTCGATCCGCGCGTCGAGCACGGTGCGGCCTGTCTCCTGCGAATTGAGCGCGAAGTGCTTGATGGTCGAGACGATGGCGTTGCTCTGCACGCCCTTGATATGTTCGCCCGCCATGACGCCGGCGAGCAGGGCGTCTTCGCCCAGATATTCGAAATTGCGGCCGCTCCACGGATCGCGGGTCAGGTTGACGCCGCCGGCAAGCAGGATGTTGAAGGTTTTTGCGCGCGCTTCCGCACCGATCATCGCGCCGCCTTCATAGGCCAGGCGCGGGTTGAAGGTGGCGGCGGTGGCGATGCTGGCGGGCAGGGCCGTGGCGACGTCGCCCTTGCGCTGCTCCACCTGGTTGGCCACGCCGAGGCTGGCGTCGCTTTCGCGCAGGGTTGGGATGCCGAGGCGGGGGATGCCGGGGACGTGGCCGGCAGAGGGGATCATCGCGATCGGCGGCTGCGGCTTGGCAAGGGGCGGGAAATAGCTGTGCACCAGTTGGAGCTTTTCCTCCAGCGTCATCGCCTTGACCAGCGCGTCTGCCCGCGCCTCAGCCCCGGGTTCGGAAGACGGCTGCGCGGCGGGGGCTGCCTGCTGCTGTGCAAAGACGGGCGCGGCAAGCGATGCCCCGGCCATCAGGGCGGCGATCAAAGCGGGGTGCTTGGGAAATCTCATCGGGAAACCTTGCTGGGCTGGATGCCGGTGCGGGCGTGGTAGTGGTTCAGGAGCGCGCGGTGATCGGGCAGGCCGCCGCGCGCGCCGGCATGGGCTGCGCGCACCCGGGCGAAAACCTCGCGCGCCTGGGCCGCGCCGGGATAGCGGGCCGCGCCCAACGTCGTTTCGAAACCCATGCCGTAGAGGATGTAGTGGTAACTGGGCGGCAGGAACGTCTCGAGATCGACCACGAAATCGAACCGCGAGGGCGGGCGATGGCGCCACTGCGCCAGCATGTCGCGCAGGGGTTCGGGAATGGTAGCGGGGTCTGCATTGTCGCGCCAGTATGCGGTGTCGGTGCGCCGGGTGATGCAGTAGTGCAACTTGAGGAAATGGACGATCCGCTCGAACCGCGCGCTCATCAGCCGGTTGAAGCTGCGCGCGGCGGCGTCGCGGGCATAGCGGTCGCCGCTCGCGAGAACATTGGGCCCAAGAAATTCGCCGACTATGCGCAGTGCCGCTTCGATCAGCATGATCCCGGTCGATTCCAGCGGCTCGAAGAACCCGGCGGACAGACCCACGGCCACGCAGTTGCCGATCCACTGGCGCTCGCGGTAGCCGGTTTCAAAGCGTAGCTGGCGCGGGCTCAGCGCATCGCCCCGCGGGCCGACATAGCGGCGCAGCGTGGCCTCGGCCTCGTCGTCCGAGCAGTGGCGGCTGGAATAGACGTAGCCGATGCCGCGCCGTTCGGTCAGGCCGATGTCCCAGGTCCAGCCGGCCTCGTGCGCGGTTGCCAGCGTATAGGGGCGTACCGGGGCGCCGGGCTGGGCATAGGGCACTTGCATCGCCAGCGCGCGGTCGTTGAACAGGCTGCCTGCGCACGATGTGAAATCCGCGCCCAGCGTCTGCCCGATAAGCAGGGCGCGAAAGCCTGAGCAATCGAGGAAGAAATCGCCCGCGACGGTGCGGCCATCGGCCAGTTCCAGCGCGGCGATGTCGCCATCGGCCTTGCGCTTTACGGCGGCGACAGTGCCTTCGATCCGCTCGACTCCGGCGGCGACGGAGATTTCGCGCAAGTAGTCTGCAAAACGGGCCGCGTCGAAATGATAGGCATAGTTCATCGGGCCGGAGAAGTCCGGGTCTTTGGGCCGCTTGGGCGCGCGCCCGGCGCGGATCACCTGCTCCTGTACGGTGACGGCATCGGCCCAGGAGGGGCGCTGCGGGCTGGTATCGGCCAGCCAATGCGGCAGGAGCGCCTCATCCTCACCGCCGATCGGCATGTTGAAGGGGTGGAAATAGCTGTCCTTGCCCGTGGCCCAGCCTTCGAACAGGACGCCCTGCTTGAAGGTTGCATTGGCGCGCACGAGGAACTCGGCCTCGCTGATGCCCAGCCCGGCGAGGGTTGAGCGGATCGTCGGAAACGTACCTTCCCCCACGCCGATGATGCCGATCTCGCTGGATTCCACCAGCGTGATGCCCGTCATCTTCAGCGTGCGGGAAAGATAGGCGGCGGCCAGCCATCCGGCCGTGCCGCCGCCCAGTATGACGACACGACAGGAGGAGGGATTGTCGATCGTCATACCTTGCGCCTCTCTAGAGCAACGGAAATTCAACTTCTCGAATAATTCGGCTGTCCAAATTTCACACCGTCACCCTGAACTTGTTTCAGGGTCCATTTTTCCACTCATACAGCCGTTTGATCGGATGGATGGATCCTGAAACAAGTTCAGGATGACGGTATTTATGCGGCAACAACTCTGAATTTCGATTGGCCCTGGCTCAGCTTCAGAAGTTCGCGCGGGCGCGGACACCCCAGGTACGCGGCGACTGAAGGTTGGACAGGAACACCGGGTCGTAGCGCGGTGCGCCGAATGCGCTGGCATTCGTGCGGATCTTGCCGTTCTCGATATTCTGAATGAACGCCTCGACCGTGTAGTTCTGGTCCGCTGACGTGAAACGCAGCGATGCGTCCGAACGGAAGTAAGCCTTCTGGCGATCCCAGTCGGTGCCATTGGTGCCGCGATCAGGCATGTTGTCCGCCGGGTCGTTTACGTTGACGAAGGGGTTGGCGTCGCCGTTGAAGTAGCTCAGCCAGCTCTTGGTTTCGTAGTGCGTGGTGAAGCGCGGCGTGATCGTGGCTCCGCTCGCCAGCTCGAAGTCGTGCTCGTAGCTGATGCTGGCCGAGAAGCGCGGGGCATGGGCCAGTTCGTTGCCTTGGAGCTGCGCGATCGAGGACGCCTTGCCGCCGTCGTAAAGCCGCCCATCGACGCTCTCCAGATATTCCAGCTTGGTCTTCTGCACCGTGCCGGAGAACTGCAGGCGATCCGCATTGGTCAGATTGGCGTTGAGTTCCGCTTCGAGACCGTAGGCCTTTGCGCCCTTGGCGTTCTGGGTGACGATCTGGCTGCGCACCACGTTGCCCTCGGCGTCGCGGAAGGTGACGGCCTGGTTGACCTGATATCCCTTGAAGTCGGAATAGTAGGCCGCCAGGTTCAGCGTCACGCGGCGATCGAGGAAGCGGGTCTTGAGGCCGACTTCGTAGTTGGTCAGCGATTCCGGGTCGGTCAGGCCGGCGTTATCCTGGATGTTACCCGACTTGAAGCCGGTGGAAAGACTGGCATAGCCCAGCGTATCGGGTGCCAGATCGGCGTCGATCCGGGCGAGGTAGGTCAGCTTGTCCCACTTGCCCTTCACGTCGTTGTTGGAAATGCCGAAGCCGGGCAGCAGGGCGACCAGTTCGGCAGCGCTCGCGCCGGGATAGGCGCCGAAGATGCCGCCTTGGCAAGCACCGCCGGGCGCTGAATCCGCCGCCGAGCAGCCATCGCCCGAGAACGTGACGTTGCGGCCGCCGATGTCCTGCTTCTTGTCCGAGGTATAGCGCAGGCCGCCGGTCACGCGCAGCCAGTCGGCGGCGTGCCACACGGCCTGGCCAAACGCGGCGCGGCTGTCGATCTGGCGGTTGGCCTGGATGAAACTGCCGGCCCAGCTGAAGGTGCCGTCGCGGTAGCCGTTGCGCTGGTCGATATCGAAGCGGATCTTATTCTTTTCGTGGCTGTAGTAAGCGCCCAAAATCCAGTCGATGGCCTGTTCGCCGGTTGACTTCAGCTGGACCTCATGGCTCTGGAAATCATAGCGCGAGGACAGCGTGCGGTTTTCGTTGAAGGCGCCCAGGGGCAGGTCGTTGCCGTCGGCATCCACCAGTCCGGTCGGGGGCAGGGCGCCCGCGTCGGCGTCGGTTCGGGTGCTGCCGCCGATGCGCGACCAGCCGGCGATGTAGCTCAGCTGGATGCCGTCGGTCAGGTCGTAGTTCATGGTGCTGCGCGCGGCGACCGAGTAACGGTCGGTATCGGGCGCTGTGTCGGAAAGTGTCGACCAGCGCTTGGTGCCTGCGCGCGGCGTCTGCAGCAGGCCGATCACCGGCGCGCCGTTATCGAGGAAACCTTCGCCCGAAAGGTTCCAGCTGAACCGGTCGCTCGGTTGCCACAGCATCGAGACGCGGCCTGATTGCTGGTCGGCGGCGTAATACTTTTTACCGGTGGTGACGAAGGCCGACTTGTTGATGCCCGCGATGTCCGGGGCGGGCTGGAAATCGGCATAGCCTTCGTGGCGGTCGCTGACGAAGGCGACGCGGAAGGCCAGGGTATCGGTCACGGGAATGTTGATCGCGCCGCGCACGCCGAAGCGGTCGTAATTGCCGGCGGTCAGTTCGACGTTGCCCTCGAATTTGCCCAGCTTGGGCTTGGCTGAGATCAGGCTGAGCGCGCCCACGGTGGCGTTGCGGCCGAACAATGTGCCCTGCGGGCCGCGCAGCACTTCGACGCGCTCCATATCGTACATCAGCACCGAGGCGCCCTGCGAGCGGGGCGAATAGATCCCGTCGATGTAGATGGCCACTTCGGGGTCGGCGACTTCGGTATAAGCGCTGTCGTTGCCGATGCCGCGCAGGGTTAGCAACACGGCGGACTGGTCGCCCTGCTGGTTGAACTGGAGCGAGGGCACGAAGCGGGCAAGGTCGGTGACGTCCTTCACCTGGTTCTTGTTCAGCGTATCCTGGCTGAAGGCCGAAACCGCGATCGGGGTCGATTGCAGCGTGGTTTCGCGGCGGGTCGCGGTGACGATGATGTCGCCGTCGGACGCAGCTGGCGGTGCGGCCTGCGGGGTGGCGGCATCCTGTGCGTGCGCTGCGGATACGGAAAATAGGCAAGTCGCAAGCGCTGTGCTCGCGACGAGTGCGTACCTCGTCATGGTCATCCTCCCAGATGCGTCGTGTTGTCGCAGTGCAAAGACCAAATCCTGACATCGTTGTCAATGTGTGATTTGACATCGATGTCAAAAACTGTGTTCTATCCGATCGGTCCTTTTGCAATGCGGCCAAGGGTACTCTAGGTGTCTTCCATGACCGTTTCAAAGCCGTCGATTTTACTGCGTAAGTCCCCGGAGTTCGTGGCGAAACGGCTGTTCTGGCTGTCGATCGGGGTGTTCTTCATCGGCGGTTTTCTCAGCTCGGCGGTCAGCCTGCTGGTGCCGCAGCTCAAGGCGATTCTGACGCTGGACTACAAGGGCGCGCTGCTGATCCAGCTCGCGTTTCACTCCAGTTATCTGTTTTTCGCGCTGCCTGCCGCGCTGGCCGTGGTGCGAGTCGGCTATATGCGCGCGATTGCTTTCGGGCTTTCGGTCATGACCGCCGGTTGCCTGGCGCTGGGAATCGCCCAGGGCGCGCAGCAGTTCGTGTTGGTGCTGGGCGCGCTGCTGCTGCTTTCGGCGGGGCAGACGGTGCTGCAGATCGCTTCCAACACCGTGGTCACCGTGATCGGTCCATCGCGCGGGGCGGCATTCCGGTTGACGCTGCTGCAGGGGTTCAATTCGCTCGGCACGGTGATGGGGCCGCTGCTGAGCGCGCCTTTCCTGCTGGCGGAAGTCGCCCCCGGCGGCGATGCGGCGGTCAGGGCGTCTTTGCCTTTTGTGTTTTCCGGGGCGGCGCTGGCAGCGCTTTTTAAATTTTATCTGGGACACCGCGGATTGCTGCACGATGCCGCTTCCTCGCCGGACGGCTTGCCCGAGCGGTGGAGCCGTCAGATATTCGCCGTGCTGCGCGATCCGCGCCTGTTATGGGGAACTGCCGCCATTTTCGTCTATGTCGGCGCGGAAGTGACGATCGGGACATTGATGACCAACGTATTGATGCTGCCCGAACGCCTGTCGCTTACCCCGGTCAGCGCGGGAAGGATGGTGAGCCTGTACTGGGCCGGGGCGATGGTGGGCCGCTTTGCCGGGGCCTGGCTGATGACACGCATGGGGGAAGCGGCGCTGCTGCTTTATGCCGCGCTGGGTGCGGTCCTACTGACAGGCGCGGCGATCGTCCTGCCCGGGTTGGCAGGATCAGCCGCCTTGATCGCGGTGGGACTGTGCAATGCGATCATGTACCCGACTATCTATGCGATGGCGATGCCGCGCGATGCCCGGCTTGCTCCGCTGGCCTCGATGTGGTTGTGCATGGCGGTGGTGGGCGGCGCTGTCGTTCCCATGCTGACCGGGGTGCTGGCCGATGCGATCGGCCTTCTGCCCGCGCTTCTGCTGCCCGCCCTGTGCTACGTCGCCATCGCGGTCTTCGCGATGTTCTGTACTCACCCGCGAGAGGTGCCGGCATGAGCGTCATCACCATCAAGGATGTTGCGGCCCGGGCCGGTGTTTCGGCCAAGACCGTATCGCGCGTCATCAACGGCGAGGCGCATGTCCGCCCGGAACTGCGGACGCGGGTAGAGCAGGTCGTCGCCGAACTAGATTACCGGCCCAATGCCTTTGCGCGCAGCTTGTCCAGTTCGCGCTCCTACCTGCTTGGCCTGTTCATCGACGATCCGGTTTCGGGTTATGCGGCCGATGTGCAGCACGGCGCGCTGATGCGCTGCCGTGAACGCAGCTATCACCTTGTCGTTGAGCCGGTGGACCTTGGCGGCGCGAACTGGGCGGGTCAGGTGCGCTCCAGCATCGCCGCGCTGCGCCTTGACGGGGCGATCATCGCCCCGCCCATCTGCGACGAAGCAGCGCTGACCGCCCTGTTCGCCGAGGCGGGGCTGCCGATGGTCTTGGTCGCGCCAAGCTCAAAGGCTTTGGCATCGGGCAGTGTGAGCATGGACGATCGCAGCGCAGCGCGCGAGATGGTCGATTACCTCCTGGGGCTGGGGCATCGCCGCATCGCTTTCATCCAGGGGCCAGAGAGCCACCGTTCCTCGGCCCGGCGCGAGGATGGCTTTCGCGAGGCGATGGCGAAGGCCGGTGTCGCGGCGGACGAAAGCACTGTGCTGCGCGGCGATTTCACGTTCCGCGCCGGTTTGGAATTGGGAGAGCGGCTGCTTTCAGGGCCTGAGCGCCCAACTGCCATTTTCGCCGCGAACGACGACATGGCGCTGGGCGCCCTCATCACCGCGATGAAGCTGGGCATCGCCGTGCCCGAAGCGCTGTCGATCTGCGGCTTCGACGATTCAGCATCTTCCCGCGCGGCTTGGCCTCAGCTCACCACGATACGTCAGCCCAAAGCGGAAATGGCTGGCGCGGCGGTGGACATATTGGTGAATCCGCAGTTCAGGAAGCAGGCGGGCGGCGCGCAGTCGCATCTGCTGCTGCCGCATGAACTGATAGTCCGGGGCAGTTCTGCACGCATGACCGAGGCGTAATGCCCATTTGCTTCCCGCGCTCCGCGAACCTGACGGGCAGCGCTGTTCGGACCTTGGCAACAGGCCCTAGGCCAAGGCAGG
Proteins encoded in this window:
- a CDS encoding LacI family DNA-binding transcriptional regulator, whose amino-acid sequence is MSVITIKDVAARAGVSAKTVSRVINGEAHVRPELRTRVEQVVAELDYRPNAFARSLSSSRSYLLGLFIDDPVSGYAADVQHGALMRCRERSYHLVVEPVDLGGANWAGQVRSSIAALRLDGAIIAPPICDEAALTALFAEAGLPMVLVAPSSKALASGSVSMDDRSAAREMVDYLLGLGHRRIAFIQGPESHRSSARREDGFREAMAKAGVAADESTVLRGDFTFRAGLELGERLLSGPERPTAIFAANDDMALGALITAMKLGIAVPEALSICGFDDSASSRAAWPQLTTIRQPKAEMAGAAVDILVNPQFRKQAGGAQSHLLLPHELIVRGSSARMTEA